A portion of the Betta splendens chromosome 2, fBetSpl5.4, whole genome shotgun sequence genome contains these proteins:
- the si:ch211-63p21.8 gene encoding kelch-like protein 33 — protein MEITRRYLPLEWEERWRKEKERKRRVMEEGGEGLEQENHELRRIVAYNDSRMGLKSWMDKKDGSEVRTSRRSQDMRKEGLGDNGHTYHSDTYPTKIFQALKEFWDSSLLTDLTLITENGSSFHVHSIVLAAVSSFILDTLKEKKGKLWNGNKDVGAHRWSVSLATEVDCAGLQGIVEFAYTGAVFCLNRHTVAQIKAAAQALGAPRVMDLCNKEERIKEDGSTEKEQAACPLEQMRITLQCIEHLWEEREGCDVVLQMDGASLYAHRVILAASSDYFRGMFTCGMRESHQTSVALPFVLASELEILIASSYSGTLLLSWKNVFEITCTALQLQFQTTLSLCLDFMHQKIDASSCLDVASFAEAYGMPELLEQASDFVLQNFWEVSVTAKFQDLPAEKLLGFLSSDGLCVPSELAVFRAVIFWVEADPEERLGQAGLLMTGVRFPLMTFREFREVRAVNLRMECFGNREVELYGSALKQFGFSLPTTQDQCRVRRPKDALILTGGDQLNQDVGQRIPSREVWFVNSLRSGTGLVKEIEWRKLSEMPDKPKFRHGAAVMDGRLYLAGGCYFYAKDDMMKSAYSYDPQCDSWERLADMQEIRSNFSLVVHEKCLYAIGGDKNTNTNVDSVETYNPDSNTWSFVQPLDQALSGYAATAFNGGIFISGGFNCKYVCLVSMFLYQPRSGTTYLADMTHDRAQHCMEALRGHLYVAGGVRNLGEYYTDQRACEVYDPVTDSWTDFAALPVPHVGAASAVLESKIYVLGGYCQDDFSESGLVHRLDPSTQRWESMGKLQGPVTDICACLLQLPEHLRQ, from the exons ATGGAGATCACCAGGCGTTACTTGCCATTGGAATGGGAAGAGCGTtggaggaaagagaaggagagaaagagacgagTCATGGAAGAAGGTGGTGAAGGTTTGGAGCAGGAAAACCATGAGCTGAGGAGAATTGTTGCCTACAATGACTCTAGGATGGGACTGAAAAGCTGGATGGATAAAAAAgacgggtcagaggtcaggacaAGTAGAAGAAGTCAGGATATGAGAAAAGAAGGCCTTGGTGATAATGGCCACACATATCACAGCGACACCTATCCCACGAAGATATTCCAAGCCCTGAAGGAATTTTGGGATTCATCTCTTCTTACAGACCTAACTCTGATCACTGAAAATGGCAGCAGTTTCCATGTACACTCTATTGTTTTGGCTGCTGTCAGTTCCTTCATCTTGGACACActcaaggaaaaaaaagggaaactgtGGAACGGTAATAAGGATGTAGGAGCTCATAGGTGGTCGGTATCTCTGGCTACGGAAGTTGATTGTGCTGGGCTTCAGGGAATAGTGGAGTTTGCCTATACTGGGGCTGTGTTCTGCCTAAACAGACACACTGTGGCTCAGATCAAGGCTGCAGCACAAGCACTGGGGGCTCCTAGAGTGATGGATCTCTGCAACAAAGAGGAAAGAATAAAGGAGGATGGAAGTACAGAGAAAGAACAGGCAGCCTGCCCTCTAGAACAAATGAGGATTACTCTTCAGTGTATTGAACATCtgtgggaagagagagagggatgtgATGTGGTTTTGCAGATGGATGGAGCTTCACTGTATG CCCACAGAGTTATCCTGGCAGCCAGCAGTGACTATTTCCGTGGCATGTTCACCTGTGGAATGAGGGAATCCCATCAGACCTCTGTTGCCCTTCCTTTTGTGTTAGCATCTGAATTAGAGATTCTTATTGCTAGTTCCTACAGTGGAACCCTTTTACTCAGCTGGAAAAATGTCTTTGAGATTACCTGCACTGCTCTCCAGCTTCAGTTCCAAACCACCCTCTCACTTTGCCTCGATTTCATGCATCAGAAAATAGATGCAAGCTCCTGTTTGGATGTGGCATCATTTGCTGAAGCCTATGGAATGCCAGAGCTCCTTGAGCAAGCCAGTGATTTTGTACTTCAGAACTTCTGGGAGGTGTCAGTCACAGCAAAGTTTCAGGATCTACCAGCGGAGAAGCTTTTAGGCTTCCTCAGCAGCGATGGTCTCTGCGTACCATCAGAGTTGGCTGTATTTCGAGCTGTAATCTTTTGGGTTGAGGCTGATCCTGAAGAGAGACTTGGTCAGGCTGGCTTATTAATGACTGGGGTCCGCTTTCCCCTCATGACCTTTCGAGAATTTAGAGAGGTAAGAGCTGTCAATTTGCGCATGGAGTGTTTTGGAAACAGAGAGGTGGAACTCTATGGCTCTGCCCTCAAGCAGTTTGGATTTAGCCTGCCAACAACCCAAGATCAGTGTCGGGTCAGGCGACCAAAAGATGCCTTGATCCTAACCGGAGGAGACCAGCTCAACCAAGATGTGGGTCAACGCATACCAAGCAGGGAAGTGTGGTTTGTAAACTCCTTGCGCAGTGGCACAGGATTGGTAAAGGAGATAGAGTGGAGGAAGCTGAGTGAGATGCCAGACAAGCCAAAGTTCAGGCATGGAGCAGCAGTAATGGATGGAAGGCTGTATTTGGCTGGCGGATGCTATTTCTATGCCAAGGATGACATGATGAAATCCGCCTACAG TTACGACCCCCAGTGTGACAGCTGGGAGAGGCTGGCTGACATGCAGGAGATCCGATCTAACTTCTCACTGGTGGTACATGAGAAGTGTCTTTATGCCATTGGTGGCGATAAGAACACCAACACCAACGTAGACAGTGTAGAAACATACAATCCAGACAGCAACACATGGAG CTTTGTCCAGCCCCTGGATCAGGCTCTAAGCGGATATGCTGCCACTGCTTTTAATGGCGGAATCTTCATCTCAGGAGGTTTCAACTGTAAGTATGTGTGTTTGGTTTCTATGTTTTTGTACCAGCCAAGAAGTGGCACCACCTACCTGGCAGACATGACCCATGACCGGGCCCAGCACTGCATGGAGGCCCTGCGAGGCCACCTTTATGTCGCTGGTGGAGTTCGTAACCTGGGGGAATATTACACCGACCAACGAGCCTGTGAGGTGTATGATCCTGTGACAGACAGCTGGACAGATTTTGCAGCCCTGCCTGTGCCACATGTGGGCGCAGCTTCAGCTGTCCTGGAGAGTAAGATCTATGTACTGGGAGGATACTGCCAGGATGACTTCAGTGAGTCTGGACTGGTCCATCGGCTGGATCCCAGCACACAGAGATGGGAGAGTATGGGGAAACTGCAGGGACCTGTTACTGACATTTGTGCCTGTCTGCTCCAACTGCCTGAACATCTAAGGCAGTAG
- the LOC114851076 gene encoding kelch-like protein 13, giving the protein MDSIALTNPCIQNGWEEWRRGMEDNRRRRWRERVSHWAEEVNEKNEEKDDTEEAEQNMESELEAKGFEKDCEKEEGENVEEWEEEMEVKDSKGVKEINHWDELETEADDGLPVNVVEMEKEKETEVERKDEETLVTGALVVGGKEEDKETIKWVLKRNEEPPQGMDVKALKEKEGQNEIWMEGKVNKDEVRAEENMVLDTREMQLGQEEQHEVEVDIREGAEGNKMWENEQDEEEEKENIEWELKMNEEVPHPALLLKEEVEGKEVLDTKEMRVQQEDHHKAQMKIEEEDEDNDLWDEQNEDVDDGNEEHQEAEKYVNHETRTEAGIIQENPQSKSQEDLQTFSMKSMDNEDSDTVGHGNTLCDSEKIKDEEQSVEAQINEQSCSNENPVLETWTFQERKDSEETVTESQKPQEEEFKGDPTSLQEEYTESTDDEEPAEQSNDEDEDSNDEDLVKNYSKDNYPTDIFQTLTQFKDSSLLTDLTLRTINGESFHVHSPVLAAVSSFIWDHLSRSNRGNDNDTRVGVQGWLVSLGPEVDHVGLEAVVEFAYTGMIACLNEDTVEKIRTAALALGMPRVLRLCTKKNSVKSGGQKNSAEQRMISLWSINQLWIDGLGCDVILKTLGESIPAHRVILAASSDYFRGMFTSGMRESYESSVALPFPMASDLELLISCSYTGDLPLCWKCIFETTSTALQLQYEPALSLCLKFLQQEMNPYYCLDVASFAKAYEMVQLLEVADDFVLRQFQKVARTAKFKDLPAKQLFWYLSSHSLCVPSELVVFKAVMAWIQAKPKRRFKLAKELMKMIHFSLMTFKEFKEVKALNIWSDHSLEELYEEVFQDFCSSDTITQSQCRVYLPKESLVLTGGDQISEDLGSRSISRELWFGNSLRNHIGVKKAMEWRRLGEMPEPARFSHEVAVLKGQLYVFGGKKYYGISDTLNSVYRYDPLQNHWENLAEMQQKRCSFSVVVLDGKIYALGGHCDPDYIDSVEQYYPTANSWSFTWPLDLPLSGLVAKVLQGKIFVSGGQNSDYQSLSSMFLYHPEAGCTYMANMTKPRALHCMEVLGECLYVAGGITTDDNTSVVDQLACEVYSPAADSWTVFASLPVPHVGAGSTVLEGKFYVLGGYSQEDYTDTKTVHRYDPTIQRWENMGKMPGPNNDIRASLLCLPPHLRL; this is encoded by the exons ATGGACAGTATAGCACTCACTAATCCATGCATCCAGAATGGATGGGAGGAATGGAGGAGAGGAATGGAGGATAACaggagaagaagatggagggaaAGGGTGAGCCATTGGGCAGAGGAGGTGAATGAAAAGAATGAAGAGAAAGATGACACAGAAGAAGCTGAACAAAACATGGAGAGTGAGCTGGAAGCAAAGGGATTTGAAAAAGACTGTgaaaaggaggaaggggagaatgTAGAGGAGTGGGAAGAAGAAATGGAGGTGAAGGACAGTAAAGGGGTTAAGGAGATCAACCATTGGGATGAATTAGAAACTGAGGCAGATGATGGACTACCCGTAAATGTAGTTGAaatggagaaagagaaggaaactGAGGTAGAAAGGAAGGATGAAGAAACGTTGGTGACTGGAGCCCTGGTTgtgggaggaaaagaggaagatAAGGAAACTATCAAGTGGGTGTTAAAGAGGAATGAGGAGCCACCGCAGGGGATGGATGTAAAGGCACTTAAAGAGAAAGAAGGACAGAACGAGATTTGGATGGAGGgtaaagtgaataaggatgaagTTCGAGCGGAGGAAAATATGGTTTTAGATACAAGAGAAATGCAGCTAGGGCAGGAAGAGCAACATGAGGTTGAGGTGGATATTAGAGAGGGGGCAGAAGGGAATAAGATGTGGGAAAAtgagcaggatgaggaggaagaaaaggaaaatattgAGTGGGAGTTAAAGATGAATGAGGAGGTACCTCACCCTGCTCTCCTTCTAAAAGAGGAGGTTGAAGGAAAAGAGGTTTTAGATACAAAGGAAATGCGGGTACAACAGGAAGATCATCATAAGGCACAGATGAAGattgaagaggaagatgaggataATGATTTGTGGGATGAGCAGAATGAGGATGTAGATGACGGGAATGAAGAGCATCAGGAAGCGGAGAAATACGTAAATCATGAAACAAGAACTGAAGCTGGGATTATTCAGGAAAATCCACAAAGTAAATCACAAGAAGACCTTCAAACCTTTTCAATGAAATCCATGGACAATGAAGACTCTGACACAGTGGGACATGGAAATACATTGTGTGACTCTGAAAAGATTAAGGATGAAGAACAGTCTGTTGAAGCCCAGATAAATGAACAGTCGTGTAGTAATGAGAATCCAGTCTTAGAAACTTGGACTTTTCAGGAAAGAAAAGACAGCGAAGAAACAGTTACAGAATCTCAGAAACCTCAAGAGGAAGAGTTTAAAGGTGATCCCACAAGTCTTCAAGAAGAATACACAGAGTCTACAGATGACGAAGAGCCAGCAGAACAGTcaaatgatgaagatgaagacagTAATGATGAAGATTTGGTAAAGAATTATAGCAAAGATAATTATCCCACAGATATTTTCCAGACCTTGACACAATTCAAAGACTCTTCCCTCCTAACTGACCTAACCTTGAGGACGATAAATGGTGAGAGTTTCCATGTACACTCACCTGTTCTGGCTGCGGTCAGCTCCTTTATTTGGGACCATTTGAGTAGAAGCAACAGAGGAAATGATAATGATACAAGGGTTGGAGTGCAAGGTTGGTTGGTGTCTTTGGGTCCAGAGGTGGATCATGTTGGTTTAGAGGCGGTTGTGGAATTTGCCTACACAGGAATGATAGCATGCTTGAACGAGGACACTGTTGAGAAGATAAGGACAGCAGCTCTAGCCCTAGGCATGCCCAGGGTGCTGAGGCTCTGTACTAAGAAAAACTCAGTGAAATCTGGAGGACAGAAGAATTCTGCAGAACAAAGGATGATCAGCCTTTGGTCGATCAATCAACTGTGGATCGATGGGTTGGGGTGTGACGTCATTCTGAAAACTCTGGGAGAATCAATTCCTG CCCACAGAGTCATTCTGGCTGCAAGCAGTGACTACTTTCGTGGGATGTTCACCTCTGGGATGAGGGAGTCATATGAGTCTTCTGTGGCCCTTCCCTTTCCAATGGCTTCGGACCTGGAGCTTCTGATCAGCTGCTCCTACACTGGTGATTTGCCCCTTTGTTGGAAGTGCATCTTCGAGACCACCAGCActgctctccagctccagtACGAACCTGCTCTCTCCTTGTGCTTAAAGTTCCTGCAGCAAGAAATGAACCCCTATTACTGCCTGGATGTGGCATCTTTTGCTAAGGCTTATGAAATGGTCCAGCTTCTCGAAGTTGCTGATGATTTTGTCTTGAGGCAATTCCAAAAGGTGGCAAGGACCGCTAAGTTCAAGGACCTTCCAGCCAAACAGCTCTTTTGGTACCTGAGCAGTCACTCACTCTGTGTTCCCTCTGAGCTTGTCGTTTTCAAAGCAGTGATGGCATGGATCCAAGCCAAGCCAAAGAGAAGGTTTAAACTTGCCAAGGAACTGATGAAAATGATCCACTTTTCCCTGATGACGTTCAAGGAGTTCAAAGAAGTCAAGGCTCTAAATATCTGGTCTGATCACAGCCTGGAAGAACTCTATGAAGAAGTCTTTCAGGATTTCTGCTCCAGTGACACCataacacagtcacagtgtcGGGTCTATCTGCCAAAAGAAAGTCTGGTCTTGACTGGAGGAGACCAGATTTCAGAAGACCTGGGTAGTCGCAGCATCAGCAGAGAACTCTGGTTTGGGAATTCCCTCAGGAACCACATAGGGGTAAAAAAGGCCATGGAGTGGAGACGACTGGGAGAGATGCCAGAGCCAGCAAGGTTCAGTCATGAGGTAGCAGTTCTCAAAGGGCAACTGTATGTATTTGGGGGCAAAAAGTATTACGGCATCAGTGACACGCTGAATTCTGTTTACAG GTATGACCCACTTCAAAACCACTGGGAGAACTTGGCTGAAATGCAGCAGAAGAGATGTtcattttctgttgttgtgctgGATGGTAAAATATACGCCCTAGGTGGACATTGTGACCCTGACTACATAGATAGTGTGGAACAATACTACCCCACTGCAAACTCTTGGAG CTTCACCTGGCCCTTGGACTTGCCTCTTAGTGGACTTGTAGCAAAGGTTTTACAAGGGAAGATCTTCGTTTCAGGAGGACAAAACAGCGACTACCAGTCTCTTTCATCGATGTTTCTGTACCACCCAGAGGCAGGATGCACATACATGGCAAACATGACCAAACCTCGAGCTCTCCACTGCATGGAGGTCCTGGGGGAATGCCTCTATGTAGCAGGTGGAATCACCACAGATGATAACACAAGTGTTGTTGACCAGCTCGCTTGTGAGGTGTACAGTCCAGCAGCTGATTCCTGGACTGTCTTTGCGTCTCTACCGGTGCCACATGTAGGAGCAGGAAGTACAGTCTTGGAGGGCAAGTTTTATGTGCTTGGTGGATACAGCCAGGAGGACTACACAGACACCAAGACGGTCCATCGTTATGATCCCACTATACAGAGATGGGAGAACATGGGCAAGATGCCAGGACCCAACAATGACATACGAgcttctctgctgtgtttaccACCACATTTACGTTTGTAG